A section of the Acidobacteriota bacterium genome encodes:
- a CDS encoding phosphatidylserine decarboxylase: MIIDRAGFPFVAAFLVPALVLYAVGFVVAGTLCLAVAAFLAFFFRDPERTVPAGELVVSPADGKVMAAGAADPQSAPPGSWQQVTIFLSPLDVHINRMPASGTVTRVDYCPGTFLPAYKRESCLNERTELWIDHGGQTIVVRQVVGVLARRVVCRVRQGDTVTTGQRFGLMKFGSRMDVFLPLSARLRVRAGDRARGGETVLAEL; encoded by the coding sequence ATGATCATCGATCGGGCGGGGTTTCCGTTTGTCGCCGCCTTTCTCGTTCCCGCGCTCGTGCTGTACGCGGTCGGCTTCGTCGTGGCCGGCACGCTGTGCCTCGCGGTGGCGGCGTTCCTGGCGTTCTTCTTCCGCGACCCGGAGCGCACGGTGCCTGCCGGGGAGCTGGTTGTGTCGCCCGCTGACGGGAAGGTGATGGCTGCGGGGGCGGCGGATCCGCAGAGCGCGCCCCCCGGATCGTGGCAGCAGGTCACGATCTTCCTCTCGCCGCTGGACGTGCACATCAACCGGATGCCGGCCTCAGGCACGGTGACGCGCGTGGACTACTGCCCGGGGACCTTTCTGCCGGCGTACAAGCGCGAGTCCTGCCTGAACGAACGCACGGAGTTGTGGATCGATCACGGCGGGCAGACCATTGTGGTGCGCCAGGTCGTGGGTGTCCTCGCGCGCCGCGTCGTGTGCCGCGTCCGCCAGGGAGACACGGTGACGACAGGTCAACGCTTCGGCCTGATGAAGTTCGGATCAAGAATGGATGTCTTCCTGCCGCTCTCGGCCCGCCTGCGTGTCAGGGCAGGCGACCGCGCGCGCGGCGGAGAAACGGTGTTGGCAGAGTTGTGA
- the tsaB gene encoding tRNA (adenosine(37)-N6)-threonylcarbamoyltransferase complex dimerization subunit type 1 TsaB, with translation MSRTDPASSAADLVILALDTTTRAGSLAVYCRGRIDGVSVGDPTRSHGERLPGDISDLLDRAGVRVSDITLFAVVNGPGSFTGLRVGIAAIQGLAMALGRNVVPVPALDAFAASTLVGDGRVGVWMDAQRQQVFAALYDKRDGRIVPAAPAVSWRPDAVVEAWQRDAVRIGTLIGDGIDLYGERARSAWPDARVITPAPPLAPIAAAIAAARPGLAVAPHAIVPIYVRPSDAEIARDAPRSPRA, from the coding sequence ATGTCCCGAACGGACCCCGCGTCCTCTGCCGCGGACCTCGTGATCCTCGCGCTCGACACGACGACGCGCGCCGGGAGCCTCGCGGTGTACTGCCGCGGCAGGATCGACGGCGTGTCGGTCGGCGATCCAACCCGTTCGCACGGCGAACGGCTGCCCGGTGATATCTCGGACCTGCTCGACCGCGCCGGGGTTCGCGTGTCGGACATCACGCTTTTCGCCGTCGTGAACGGTCCCGGGTCGTTCACCGGTTTGCGGGTGGGCATTGCCGCGATCCAGGGGCTCGCGATGGCGCTCGGCAGGAACGTGGTGCCGGTTCCCGCGCTCGACGCCTTCGCGGCCTCGACCCTCGTCGGAGACGGGCGCGTAGGTGTCTGGATGGATGCACAGCGCCAGCAGGTGTTCGCCGCGCTGTACGACAAGCGCGACGGCCGGATCGTGCCTGCCGCTCCCGCCGTCTCCTGGCGCCCCGATGCCGTCGTCGAGGCGTGGCAGCGCGACGCGGTGCGGATCGGGACCCTGATCGGCGACGGGATTGACCTGTACGGGGAGCGCGCCCGATCCGCATGGCCCGACGCGCGCGTCATCACTCCGGCGCCGCCGCTGGCGCCGATTGCCGCGGCGATCGCCGCGGCGCGGCCCGGCCTTGCCGTGGCGCCGCACGCGATCGTGCCGATCTACGTCCGCCCGTCCGACGCGGAGATCGCCCGCGACGCCCCGCGGTCGCCGCGGGCATGA
- a CDS encoding HAMP domain-containing protein — protein MRPLVVAGRTPDTRWHRIERDVRARLGAAFSATSEAAAALARRGDVARGLLVRAEEPQELFRAIEQRVYHPAPSLAITILDASGAARAWHGRASELGAVATISPAGTAATATALGFRIVRFEPIVDAATRRRLGTVVVEQVISDSRVGSLVSDAFRFSTPAGDVTLRPARPAHAEVGDLSFTVANPDGEPLIVASASRQDLARAIAADTRAAWGTLLVVMAAVLVLATGRLADALALARTRRAAVTSALAAAGVLVLARLLLWPALPRLETGTTTVEGAFALVLRSPLDLWLTAALLLAIAALAGSLAGRARTAFRPARRSPAEWRGRFALQQVAAGAVAAGVLAACDTLLARSVVLTGIDSLSLSLHPWSGERFVSLFGVILLQTAALWLAAVTLALSLAPWRVARRSRPALVPIALWLAAAIAVALFALQEGARLSLSFFLSLAIAGLAGLLAPRVTTRYRRAGPSARLLAFAPAFLVPALVVYPALLDSSQAMTRKLVETQYSLEALRHREALLGTLEQAEREIDRIPNLPGLVRADVPGVSTEPAFVVWSETALARRRLTSSVELYAADGRLVSRFALNFPEYEASAQTTRSESCTWRLFGEARPFGAEERAALHAERALCDAGGKAAGAIVLHVMLDYSALPFISPESPYRAVFRAERPSREPGHPRQIALVIYGWSLLPVYTSGVQVWALDDALFERSYRSRAGFWASLGGRDETWHVYFANDRSGIYAVGYPALSSFDHLVHLAELAMLAAAFYLLGLAAMGVFNRVARGRAWTRRALLRDIRASFYRKLLIAFVAASVIPVLSLALVIRTYFATRLRVDVNAEAARTATIAQHALEELAALLRLAGLSAPPINDDLMVEVSQMIGRDVNVFEGASLLATSQRDLFASGLLPTRTPEDVYRELVLQRRPTFVGEDTVGDLRYLVAAAPVRATGRDAVVTVPLASRQQEIEREIEELDRGLLLAVLVFIIVGAAIGLPTAERIADPIRRLTRAAHRIARGDFDTRVAVRSIDELRRLVDAFNQMAAELKTHQQQLERTHRLEAWAEMARQVAHEIKNPLTPIQLSAEHLRRVHADRGEPLSPVLDSCVDSILGQVRLLRQIAGEFSSFASSPTARPAPAGVRALLDEVVAPYRTGLDGRIDVHVDCPPSVPDVMADKGLVARALTNIIENALHAMPGRGALHISVGVEAEHVAIAVRDTGVGMDEDAFARVFEPYFSTKATGTGLGLTIASRNVELSGGTIAVASRKGEGTTVTIRLRIAGR, from the coding sequence GTGCGCCCGCTCGTCGTGGCGGGCCGGACGCCGGACACGCGCTGGCACCGCATCGAGCGCGACGTCCGCGCGCGGCTCGGCGCGGCCTTTTCCGCGACGTCGGAAGCGGCGGCCGCGCTCGCGCGCCGTGGCGACGTCGCCCGCGGGCTGCTCGTGCGCGCGGAGGAGCCGCAGGAACTGTTTCGGGCGATCGAGCAGCGCGTCTATCACCCCGCTCCCTCGCTCGCCATCACCATCCTCGACGCCTCCGGCGCCGCGCGCGCCTGGCACGGCCGTGCCTCGGAGCTGGGCGCGGTTGCCACGATCTCCCCCGCCGGCACGGCGGCCACCGCGACCGCCCTTGGCTTCCGCATCGTCCGGTTCGAACCGATCGTCGACGCGGCCACGCGCCGCCGTCTCGGAACGGTGGTCGTCGAGCAGGTCATCTCCGACTCGCGCGTCGGCAGTCTCGTCTCCGATGCCTTCCGCTTCTCGACTCCCGCCGGCGACGTCACGCTGCGCCCGGCGCGGCCCGCCCACGCGGAGGTCGGGGATCTGTCCTTCACGGTGGCGAACCCCGACGGCGAGCCGCTGATCGTCGCATCGGCGAGCCGGCAGGATCTCGCCCGCGCCATCGCGGCCGACACGCGCGCGGCATGGGGCACGTTGCTCGTCGTCATGGCCGCCGTCCTGGTGCTTGCGACCGGCCGGCTGGCCGACGCGCTCGCGCTCGCCCGGACGCGGCGCGCCGCGGTGACCTCGGCCCTCGCGGCTGCCGGCGTGCTCGTGCTTGCCCGGCTCCTTCTGTGGCCGGCCCTGCCTCGGCTGGAGACCGGTACGACGACCGTCGAAGGCGCGTTCGCGCTCGTTCTGCGGTCGCCGCTGGATCTCTGGCTGACGGCCGCGCTCCTGCTCGCCATCGCCGCGCTCGCCGGAAGCCTTGCCGGCCGGGCTCGCACGGCATTTCGCCCGGCGCGGCGGAGCCCGGCGGAGTGGCGCGGCCGGTTCGCGCTCCAGCAGGTGGCGGCCGGTGCCGTGGCGGCGGGGGTGCTGGCGGCGTGCGACACGCTGCTGGCCCGCAGCGTCGTGCTGACCGGCATCGACTCTCTGAGCCTGTCCCTGCATCCGTGGTCCGGCGAGCGATTCGTGTCGCTCTTCGGCGTGATTCTCCTGCAGACCGCGGCGCTCTGGCTGGCCGCGGTGACCCTCGCGCTGTCGCTCGCGCCGTGGCGTGTTGCCCGCCGCTCGCGGCCGGCGTTGGTGCCGATCGCCTTGTGGCTCGCAGCTGCGATCGCCGTCGCCTTGTTCGCGCTTCAGGAGGGCGCGCGCCTGTCCCTGTCGTTCTTCCTGAGCCTCGCGATTGCCGGCCTCGCAGGCCTGCTCGCACCCCGCGTGACCACCCGGTACCGCCGCGCCGGGCCGTCCGCACGCCTGCTCGCCTTTGCGCCGGCGTTCCTCGTGCCGGCGCTGGTCGTCTATCCCGCGCTGCTCGACAGCTCGCAGGCGATGACGCGGAAGCTCGTGGAGACGCAATATTCGCTGGAGGCGCTGCGCCACCGCGAGGCGCTGCTCGGCACGCTCGAGCAAGCGGAGCGCGAGATCGATCGCATCCCGAACCTGCCGGGGCTCGTCCGCGCGGACGTGCCGGGCGTGAGCACCGAGCCCGCGTTCGTCGTCTGGAGCGAGACCGCGCTCGCGCGGCGGCGCCTCACGTCGTCGGTGGAGCTGTACGCCGCGGACGGCCGCCTTGTGAGCCGCTTCGCGCTCAACTTCCCCGAGTACGAGGCCAGCGCGCAGACGACGCGGAGCGAGAGCTGCACCTGGCGCCTGTTCGGCGAGGCGCGGCCGTTTGGCGCGGAGGAGCGGGCCGCCCTGCATGCGGAACGTGCGCTCTGCGATGCCGGCGGGAAGGCTGCCGGCGCCATTGTCCTCCACGTGATGCTGGACTACAGCGCGTTGCCGTTCATCTCGCCCGAGAGCCCGTATCGCGCGGTCTTCCGGGCGGAGCGGCCGTCACGCGAGCCCGGGCATCCGCGGCAGATCGCACTCGTGATCTACGGCTGGAGCCTGTTGCCGGTCTATACCTCCGGGGTCCAGGTCTGGGCCCTGGACGACGCGCTGTTCGAGCGATCGTACCGGTCGCGCGCGGGCTTCTGGGCGAGCCTGGGGGGGCGCGACGAGACGTGGCACGTGTACTTCGCCAACGATCGGTCGGGCATTTACGCCGTCGGGTACCCGGCGCTCAGTTCCTTCGATCACCTGGTGCACCTCGCCGAGCTGGCGATGCTGGCCGCGGCGTTCTACCTGCTGGGGCTGGCGGCGATGGGGGTGTTCAACCGCGTCGCGCGCGGCCGCGCGTGGACGCGACGCGCGCTGCTGCGCGACATCCGCGCAAGCTTCTATCGCAAGCTGCTGATCGCGTTCGTGGCCGCGTCGGTCATCCCCGTTCTCTCGCTCGCGCTCGTGATCCGCACGTATTTCGCGACCCGGCTCCGCGTGGACGTCAACGCGGAGGCGGCGCGGACGGCGACCATCGCGCAGCACGCGCTCGAGGAGCTGGCCGCGCTGCTGCGCCTGGCCGGGCTGTCGGCTCCACCCATCAACGACGACCTGATGGTCGAGGTGAGCCAGATGATCGGGCGCGACGTCAACGTGTTCGAAGGGGCGTCGCTGCTGGCCACCAGCCAGCGCGATCTCTTCGCCTCAGGCCTGCTGCCCACGCGCACGCCGGAGGACGTGTACCGCGAACTCGTCCTCCAGCGCCGCCCCACGTTCGTGGGCGAGGATACCGTGGGCGATCTGCGGTACCTGGTGGCGGCGGCGCCCGTCCGCGCCACGGGACGCGACGCCGTCGTGACGGTGCCGCTGGCGTCGCGCCAGCAGGAGATCGAGCGCGAGATCGAAGAGCTCGATCGGGGCCTGCTGCTCGCGGTGCTGGTCTTCATCATCGTCGGGGCGGCCATCGGCCTGCCGACGGCCGAGCGCATCGCCGATCCGATCCGCCGGCTGACGCGCGCCGCCCACCGGATCGCGAGGGGGGATTTCGACACCCGCGTGGCCGTGAGATCGATCGACGAGCTTCGGCGGCTGGTGGACGCGTTCAACCAGATGGCGGCCGAGCTCAAGACGCATCAGCAGCAACTCGAGCGCACGCACCGTTTGGAAGCCTGGGCCGAGATGGCACGGCAGGTTGCGCACGAAATCAAGAACCCGCTGACGCCGATCCAGCTCTCGGCCGAGCACCTCCGGCGCGTCCACGCGGATCGGGGCGAACCGCTCTCGCCCGTCCTCGACAGCTGCGTCGATTCGATCCTGGGGCAGGTGCGCCTGCTGCGGCAGATCGCCGGCGAGTTCTCCAGCTTCGCCTCGTCGCCGACCGCGCGGCCGGCGCCGGCCGGCGTCCGTGCGCTGCTCGATGAAGTCGTCGCGCCCTATCGGACGGGCCTGGATGGCCGCATCGATGTGCACGTCGACTGCCCGCCGTCCGTCCCGGACGTGATGGCCGACAAGGGCCTCGTCGCTCGGGCCCTGACGAACATCATCGAGAACGCGCTGCACGCCATGCCCGGCCGCGGCGCCCTGCACATCAGCGTCGGCGTCGAAGCCGAGCACGTCGCGATTGCGGTGCGGGACACCGGCGTCGGCATGGACGAAGACGCGTTCGCGCGGGTCTTTGAACCGTACTTTTCCACGAAGGCGACCGGCACAGGGCTGGGCCTCACGATCGCAAGCAGGAACGTGGAGTTGAGCGGCGGCACGATTGCCGTCGCGAGCCGCAAGGGTGAAGGGACGACGGTGACTATTCGCCTGCGGATCGCGGGGCGCTGA
- a CDS encoding DUF465 domain-containing protein → MPDASELKTYLLQSDEEFRTLATQHHELEERLQNLSSKSYLSDTEQLEEVTLKKKKLHLKDRMEEILRRERSVYAPSETPAAQHSPHA, encoded by the coding sequence ATGCCAGACGCGTCAGAGCTGAAGACCTACTTGCTGCAGTCCGACGAGGAATTCCGGACCCTCGCCACGCAGCATCACGAGCTGGAAGAGCGCCTGCAAAATCTCAGTAGCAAGTCATACCTCTCGGACACCGAACAGTTGGAAGAAGTCACCCTGAAGAAGAAGAAGCTGCACCTGAAAGACCGGATGGAGGAAATCCTGCGGCGCGAGCGGAGCGTCTACGCGCCCAGTGAGACGCCGGCCGCGCAGCATTCGCCGCACGCCTGA
- the rimI gene encoding ribosomal protein S18-alanine N-acetyltransferase — protein sequence MTDMTVQIEPVSLDRDLDAIAAIARESFPNPWSRDMFAQELSQQPLTRSYVLRTHEYPVAAFCTCWLVIDELHINTIAVRPELRRRGLARLLLDHVLRDAASRGAARALLEVRRSNAAALRLYENMGFSTESVRAGYYPNPPEDALVLVRTL from the coding sequence ATGACCGACATGACGGTGCAGATCGAGCCGGTGTCCCTCGATCGGGATCTCGACGCCATTGCGGCGATCGCGCGCGAGTCGTTCCCGAATCCGTGGTCGCGTGACATGTTCGCGCAGGAGCTGTCGCAACAGCCGCTGACGCGCAGCTACGTGCTGCGAACCCATGAGTATCCGGTGGCGGCGTTCTGCACGTGCTGGCTCGTCATCGATGAGCTGCACATCAACACGATCGCGGTCCGGCCCGAGCTGCGGCGCCGGGGCCTGGCGCGGCTGCTGCTCGACCACGTGCTGCGCGACGCGGCAAGCCGGGGCGCCGCGCGCGCTCTGCTCGAGGTCCGGCGCTCAAACGCGGCCGCACTCAGGCTTTACGAGAACATGGGGTTTTCGACCGAATCAGTCCGCGCCGGCTACTATCCAAATCCGCCGGAAGACGCGCTCGTGCTCGTGCGCACGCTCTGA
- the pssA gene encoding CDP-diacylglycerol--serine O-phosphatidyltransferase produces MNVLGSLGTRDGRDRHFRRGVFLLPSLFTLANLFCGYACIVHAMRRDFDTAALFIGIAMVLDTLDGFIARLTNSSTAFGLEFDSLADVISFGLAPAILAFSWGLWPLKRLGWAAGFLYVTAAAMRLARFNIQSAGTTDKRYFVGMPSPAAAAITASTVYLYPYGLFDYREALPALAMVLVPAVLMVSTMRFRSIKTIHLGWQRSYLALFMGAVVIAAIASSPRIALVALAYTYLVSAFVGYAWMRVRRRGTEPVSAPRSAGE; encoded by the coding sequence GTGAACGTTCTTGGATCGCTCGGCACGCGCGACGGCCGGGACCGGCATTTTCGCCGTGGCGTCTTCCTGCTGCCCAGCCTTTTCACGCTGGCCAACCTGTTCTGCGGCTATGCGTGCATCGTGCACGCGATGCGGCGCGACTTCGACACCGCGGCGCTGTTTATCGGCATCGCGATGGTCCTCGACACCCTGGACGGCTTCATCGCGCGGCTCACGAACTCGTCGACGGCGTTCGGGCTCGAGTTCGATTCGCTGGCCGACGTCATCTCGTTCGGTCTCGCCCCGGCCATCCTGGCGTTCTCGTGGGGACTGTGGCCGCTGAAGCGTCTCGGATGGGCGGCGGGCTTTCTGTACGTGACCGCCGCCGCCATGCGGCTCGCGCGCTTCAACATCCAGAGCGCCGGCACGACGGACAAGCGCTATTTCGTCGGGATGCCCAGCCCGGCGGCCGCGGCGATCACCGCGTCGACGGTGTATCTCTATCCGTACGGGCTGTTCGATTATCGCGAGGCGTTGCCGGCGCTGGCCATGGTGCTGGTTCCCGCCGTGTTGATGGTCAGCACGATGCGGTTCCGGAGCATCAAGACGATCCATCTCGGGTGGCAGCGCTCGTACCTGGCCCTGTTCATGGGCGCGGTCGTGATTGCGGCCATTGCCTCCTCTCCGCGGATCGCGCTCGTCGCCCTGGCGTATACCTACCTCGTGTCCGCGTTCGTGGGCTACGCGTGGATGCGGGTTCGACGCCGCGGCACCGAACCCGTCAGCGCCCCGCGATCCGCAGGCGAATAG
- the mutS gene encoding DNA mismatch repair protein MutS: protein MSAPSDTTNVTPAMRQYLDAKRQYRDAILFFRMGDFYEMFYEDALVAARALELTLTSRSKDSQGGAIPMCGVPHHAADGYVARLVRKGFRVAICEQVEDPRKAKGVVRREVVRVVSPGTLTDAAYLDAREPAFIMSIAGGEGPAPIGVALMDVSTGEFIATEYPGDAGRQSLADDLGLLRPREVVLAAGAPPPVAFGPAGTGPRVTEADAWTFEFESARRALLDQLRAKSLAGFGLDGQAAAVSAAGALVQYLRDTQKVDLAHVRELSFRRGGDALIIDPTTLRHLEIVEGAGGGRAGSLLEEIDRTVTPTGGRLLRSWLLRPLLSIERIQDRLDAVEEFAFRSTERAKLRETLKTVHDMERLVARAALGTAGPRDLVSLRQSLAAIPRVRLVLEDLQAPLTRSIISEMEEVADVRDAIAATVVDEPPALAREGNCVRDGVDPELDDLRRVSRSGRLLIAEMEDAERKRTGIASLKIRYNRVFGYYIEISKSNLGAVPADYHRKQTIAGGERFITPALKEYEEKVLGADERILEREAEIFERLRASVAAESPRIQDAARTLATLDVLAALADTAALGDYTKPHVHDGDELVAVDARHPVVERHSADPFVPNDITLDGASNQLVILTGPNMGGKSTYLRQTALLVILAQAGSFVPARSAKLAIVDRVFARVGASDNIARGQSTFMVEMQETANIMHSASSRSLVILDEIGRGTATFDGLSLAWAVAEHLASNPKARPKTIFATHYHELTDLADAVPGVANFHVIVREWQDEIVFLHKIVPGRSDRSYGIQVARLAGLPPRVLARAREILAGLERDELSRGGRPSLSAEPVEPQRQLGLFRSPAAEDHPVVRRLRDIDVNRLTPLDALTLIADLKKDADG, encoded by the coding sequence ATGAGTGCTCCGTCTGACACGACGAACGTCACGCCGGCCATGCGCCAGTACCTGGATGCGAAGCGCCAGTATCGCGACGCGATCCTCTTTTTCCGCATGGGCGACTTCTACGAGATGTTCTACGAGGACGCGCTGGTGGCGGCGCGCGCTCTCGAATTGACGCTCACCTCGCGGTCGAAGGACAGCCAGGGGGGCGCGATCCCGATGTGCGGCGTGCCCCACCACGCGGCCGACGGGTACGTCGCGCGCCTCGTGCGCAAGGGCTTTCGCGTCGCGATCTGCGAGCAGGTCGAAGATCCGCGCAAGGCGAAGGGGGTCGTCCGGCGCGAGGTGGTTCGCGTGGTTTCCCCCGGCACGCTGACCGACGCGGCGTACCTGGACGCGCGCGAGCCCGCGTTCATCATGTCGATCGCGGGCGGAGAGGGCCCGGCACCGATCGGTGTCGCGCTGATGGACGTCTCGACCGGCGAGTTCATCGCCACGGAGTATCCCGGCGATGCGGGACGCCAGTCGCTCGCCGACGATCTCGGGCTTCTTCGGCCGCGCGAGGTGGTGCTCGCCGCGGGCGCCCCGCCGCCGGTCGCGTTCGGCCCGGCGGGCACCGGCCCCCGCGTGACGGAGGCCGACGCGTGGACGTTCGAGTTCGAGTCCGCGCGACGCGCCCTGCTCGATCAGCTCCGCGCGAAGAGCCTCGCCGGCTTCGGCCTGGACGGGCAGGCGGCGGCCGTGTCGGCGGCCGGCGCGCTCGTGCAGTACCTGCGTGACACGCAGAAGGTCGATCTCGCGCACGTGCGCGAGCTGTCGTTCCGGCGCGGCGGCGACGCGCTCATCATCGATCCGACGACGCTGCGCCACCTGGAGATCGTGGAAGGCGCCGGCGGCGGCCGCGCGGGGTCGCTGCTCGAGGAGATCGATCGAACGGTGACGCCCACCGGAGGGCGGCTGCTGCGCTCCTGGCTCCTCCGCCCGCTGCTCTCGATCGAGCGCATCCAGGATCGCCTGGACGCGGTCGAGGAGTTCGCGTTCCGGTCCACGGAGCGCGCGAAGCTGCGCGAGACGCTCAAGACGGTCCACGACATGGAACGCCTGGTCGCGCGTGCCGCGCTCGGCACCGCCGGCCCGCGCGATCTCGTCTCGCTGCGCCAGTCGCTGGCGGCCATTCCCCGCGTGCGGCTGGTGCTCGAGGATCTCCAGGCGCCGCTGACGCGCAGCATCATTTCGGAAATGGAGGAGGTCGCGGACGTCCGCGACGCGATTGCCGCGACCGTGGTCGATGAGCCGCCGGCGCTCGCGCGCGAGGGCAACTGCGTACGGGACGGCGTGGACCCCGAGCTGGATGACCTGCGGCGGGTGAGCCGCTCCGGCAGGCTGCTGATCGCCGAGATGGAAGACGCGGAGCGGAAGCGCACCGGGATCGCGTCGCTCAAGATTCGCTACAACCGGGTGTTCGGGTACTACATCGAGATCTCGAAGTCGAACCTCGGCGCCGTGCCCGCCGACTACCACCGCAAGCAGACGATTGCGGGCGGCGAGCGGTTCATCACGCCCGCGCTGAAGGAGTACGAGGAGAAAGTCCTCGGGGCCGACGAACGGATCCTGGAGCGCGAGGCGGAGATCTTCGAGCGGCTGCGCGCGAGCGTGGCGGCCGAATCGCCCCGCATCCAGGACGCGGCGCGCACGCTCGCGACGCTCGACGTGCTGGCGGCCCTCGCCGATACGGCCGCCCTCGGCGACTACACCAAGCCGCACGTGCACGATGGCGACGAGCTCGTGGCCGTCGATGCCAGGCATCCGGTCGTCGAACGGCATTCGGCCGACCCGTTCGTGCCGAACGACATTACGCTGGACGGCGCGTCGAACCAGCTCGTGATTCTCACCGGGCCCAACATGGGGGGCAAGTCCACCTACCTGCGGCAGACGGCGCTGCTCGTCATCCTGGCGCAGGCGGGTTCCTTCGTGCCGGCAAGGAGCGCCAAGCTGGCGATCGTGGACCGCGTGTTCGCCCGCGTGGGCGCGTCCGACAACATCGCACGCGGACAGTCCACGTTCATGGTCGAGATGCAGGAGACCGCCAACATCATGCATTCCGCTTCATCGCGGAGCCTGGTGATCCTCGACGAGATCGGCCGGGGCACCGCGACCTTCGACGGCCTGAGCCTGGCGTGGGCGGTCGCGGAGCACCTTGCGAGCAACCCGAAGGCGCGCCCGAAGACGATCTTCGCAACCCACTACCACGAGCTGACGGACCTGGCGGACGCCGTCCCCGGCGTGGCCAACTTCCACGTCATCGTCCGGGAGTGGCAGGACGAGATCGTCTTCCTGCACAAGATCGTGCCGGGGCGATCGGACCGCAGCTACGGCATCCAGGTGGCGCGGCTCGCCGGGCTGCCGCCGCGCGTGCTGGCGCGGGCGCGGGAGATCCTCGCCGGGCTGGAGCGCGATGAGCTGAGCCGAGGCGGCCGGCCGTCGCTCAGCGCCGAGCCCGTGGAGCCGCAGCGGCAGCTCGGGCTGTTCCGCTCCCCCGCCGCCGAGGATCATCCGGTCGTTCGCCGCCTGCGCGACATTGACGTGAACCGCCTGACGCCGCTCGACGCGCTCACGCTGATTGCCGATCTCAAGAAGGACGCCGACGGGTGA